A genomic segment from Salvia splendens isolate huo1 chromosome 13, SspV2, whole genome shotgun sequence encodes:
- the LOC121761616 gene encoding phosphoinositide phosphatase SAC6-like: MMTDPAQKLYAIMRLWEFLDQYVVEPTDGSSASLLAVSRLDGSMNLVDEIPQCTKLRVPKIQTIYGVVGTLKLLAGKFCVAVNLPEYSSQSVISCFSLPFDTYCIALYVMPFIFVILTNNWCRI; encoded by the exons ATGATGACGGATCCTGCGCAGAAGCTGTATGCCATAATGCGGCTGTGGGAATTCCTGGATCAGTACGTGGTGGAGCCGACTGACGGATCCTCCGCCTCCTTGCTCGCTGTTAGCCGCCTTGATGGCTCCATGAATCTTGTTG ATGAAATACCTCAATGCACCAAGCTTCGAGTTCCTAAAATTCAGACAATCTATGGTGTGGTCGGGACGCTCAAGCTTTTGGCAGGCAAGTTTTGTGTTGCTGTTAATTTACCTGAGTATAGTTCGCAATCAGTTATCAGCTGCTTCAGTTTACCTTTTGATACTTACTGTATCGCTCTATATGTCATGCCTTTTATTTTTGTCATCTTGACTAACAACTGGTGCCGGATATAG